Proteins encoded within one genomic window of Candidatus Atribacteria bacterium:
- the nadE gene encoding NAD(+) synthase, which yields MSDNLLEKLKFKMKINPEKMALYLESFIREYVEKLEREGAILGLSGGIDSAVIAALCVRALGAKKTFALVMPEKDSKKEHTEDALQFARELNIETKLIDITPYLEKLGVYKLLPLDKLISLGKLKGPLIKKAFHFYERKTGKFTFLESLTGFKDKEFSSYLARGNAYYRTKHRLRMLLLYFYGERENRIVVGAANKSEYKIGFFVKHGCDDATDIMPLLNLYKTQVKELARYLNIPAIIINKPPSPDIIPGLAEDEGITGISYQNMDLILLALEKGWKPREIAKIPEIKEDEITYIKSLMQKSEHMRKIFIPKTF from the coding sequence ATGAGTGACAATCTTTTAGAAAAATTAAAATTTAAAATGAAGATTAATCCTGAGAAAATGGCTCTTTATTTAGAAAGTTTCATTAGGGAATATGTGGAAAAATTAGAAAGAGAGGGAGCCATATTGGGATTAAGCGGGGGAATCGATTCGGCAGTAATTGCCGCTTTGTGTGTGCGGGCACTTGGTGCGAAAAAAACTTTCGCCTTGGTTATGCCGGAGAAAGATTCAAAAAAAGAGCATACCGAAGATGCTCTACAATTTGCCCGTGAATTAAACATCGAAACAAAACTAATTGATATTACCCCTTATCTTGAAAAGCTTGGGGTTTATAAGCTCTTGCCCCTGGATAAACTTATTTCTTTGGGGAAATTAAAGGGTCCTTTAATTAAAAAAGCATTTCATTTTTACGAAAGAAAGACCGGGAAGTTTACTTTTTTGGAAAGCCTTACAGGGTTTAAGGACAAAGAATTCAGTTCTTATCTAGCTAGAGGGAATGCTTATTATCGGACAAAACACCGCCTGAGAATGTTATTGCTCTATTTTTATGGTGAAAGGGAAAATAGAATAGTAGTAGGGGCAGCCAATAAGAGTGAATACAAAATAGGATTTTTTGTAAAGCACGGTTGTGATGATGCTACGGATATTATGCCGCTTCTCAATTTGTATAAAACCCAGGTAAAAGAGCTTGCCCGCTATCTCAACATTCCCGCTATAATTATCAATAAACCTCCTTCACCGGATATAATTCCGGGACTTGCCGAAGATGAAGGGATAACCGGCATTTCATACCAAAATATGGATTTAATTTTATTGGCTTTAGAAAAAGGCTGGAAACCTCGAGAAATAGCAAAAATACCGGAAATAAAAGAAGATGAAATTACTTATATAAAAAGTTTGATGCAAAAATCAGAACATATGCGTAAAATCTTTATTCCCAAAACTTTTTAA
- a CDS encoding DUF4342 domain-containing protein yields MNNKKEEFKLSGEDIIEKIKEVIKEGNARRIIIKNEDGESVAEFPLTVGAVGALVAPILAAVGAIAALLTKCTIVVEKK; encoded by the coding sequence ATGAACAATAAAAAAGAGGAATTTAAACTCTCCGGAGAAGATATTATCGAAAAAATTAAAGAAGTTATTAAAGAAGGAAATGCCCGAAGAATCATTATTAAAAATGAAGATGGCGAATCCGTTGCTGAATTTCCTTTGACCGTAGGCGCCGTAGGAGCCCTTGTTGCCCCGATATTGGCTGCTGTGGGCGCAATAGCTGCTTTACTGACCAAATGCACTATTGTAGTTGAAAAAAAATGA
- a CDS encoding amino acid amidase, protein MKIYISADIEGITGITHWDETEKSKPDYQKFAQQMTDEVKAACEGAIKAGAEEIWIKDAHDTGRNLIAANLPQRIKLVRGWSEHPFSMVQELDRSFTAVLMIGYHSFASSSSNPLSHTLSSRTYNYIQLNGEYASEFLIHSFAAATMEVPVVFVSGDEGICKEANRLNEHIKTVAVNKGIGNSVISIHPTLAVERIREGVESILKGNIDQCQIKLPEHFQVKLSFKNHTKAFRASFYPGMEQISSTDLLFESDDYFEVLRMLLFMI, encoded by the coding sequence ATGAAAATCTATATTAGCGCTGATATCGAAGGAATTACCGGTATTACTCATTGGGATGAAACTGAAAAATCAAAACCTGATTACCAAAAATTTGCCCAACAGATGACCGATGAAGTTAAGGCCGCATGTGAAGGGGCAATAAAAGCAGGAGCAGAGGAAATTTGGATTAAAGATGCTCACGATACCGGGAGAAATCTCATTGCAGCTAATCTGCCACAAAGGATTAAACTTGTTCGGGGTTGGAGTGAACATCCCTTTTCAATGGTCCAGGAATTGGACAGATCATTTACAGCTGTATTGATGATCGGTTATCATTCTTTCGCTAGTTCAAGCTCTAATCCACTATCTCATACCCTCAGTTCCCGTACTTATAATTATATTCAGTTAAACGGGGAATATGCCAGCGAATTTTTAATCCATAGTTTTGCTGCTGCTACTATGGAGGTACCGGTAGTTTTTGTAAGCGGAGATGAGGGAATTTGTAAGGAAGCGAATAGATTAAATGAACATATTAAAACCGTAGCAGTAAATAAAGGCATAGGCAATTCAGTTATCAGTATCCATCCCACGCTGGCGGTGGAAAGAATTAGAGAGGGGGTAGAATCAATATTAAAAGGAAATATTGATCAGTGTCAGATAAAATTACCCGAGCACTTTCAGGTAAAATTATCATTTAAAAATCATACCAAGGCATTCAGAGCATCTTTTTATCCCGGGATGGAGCAGATCTCTTCTACTGATCTGCTATTTGAATC